The following proteins are co-located in the Terriglobales bacterium genome:
- a CDS encoding PAS domain S-box protein, translating to MNEVGTQHPAISLIDQHIHAALQKSPYRIEWYKEYLDTIWFPEVGDQQHFRQSIIDKYRNRQPDVIITVGPTPLRFMSEKHKEAFPGIPIVYCLPNADAPGVPELDHDFTGVETDLNAAETLKVALVLRPKTEHVFVIGGTSYYDRLQEAVVKGQLKQYEQNSDISYLLDLTMPALLERVRNLPDHSIIIFTAIGRDAAGTRFASSGEASPKITTAANAPLFSLFDIYLNHGEVGGYLSSVADQGTVAGEMTLELLNGKKPPNIPRQKSVIAYMFDWGALKHWGIKESALPAGSIVLNRPPSFWHAYKKYIFIALLVLLAQSLAMCVIVMRRLKRGRAESELAESEKQFRLLTNTAPVLIWMSGPDKLFTYFNQRWLDFTGRPVEVELGDGWTEGVHPDDLDKCMQSYVTAFDRREPFTLEYRLRRKEGDYRWVMDTGVPRINADGSFAGYIGSVVDVTEHKLAEKTLAEVGGKLIAAQERERTRIAWELHEDINQQLALVSVTLDQFRQNPPRSTSETSGRVAGFLKQIADVSESITALSHRLHSSNLEYLGVVVAMQSFCREFSAQHHVEVRFSHEAVPDNLPREISLCLFRVMQTALVSALEHSGVKSFDVALHASNERVYLSVHDAGVGFDTEELKGDGIGLISIRERTRLVNGKVGIHSRPNAGTTIEVEVPLTLELAQSTTQ from the coding sequence TTGAATGAAGTTGGGACTCAACATCCAGCAATATCCCTTATTGATCAGCACATCCATGCGGCGCTGCAAAAATCGCCCTACCGAATCGAGTGGTACAAAGAGTACCTCGACACGATTTGGTTTCCCGAGGTGGGCGATCAACAGCATTTTCGTCAATCCATCATTGACAAATACAGGAATCGTCAGCCAGATGTAATCATCACCGTTGGTCCGACGCCTCTTCGATTCATGTCTGAAAAGCACAAAGAGGCTTTTCCTGGGATCCCTATCGTCTATTGTTTGCCAAATGCAGACGCGCCCGGTGTTCCGGAGCTGGACCACGACTTCACCGGGGTCGAAACGGACCTAAATGCCGCTGAAACTTTGAAGGTTGCCCTGGTTCTTCGTCCCAAAACAGAACACGTGTTCGTGATTGGGGGAACCTCTTATTACGACAGATTGCAAGAAGCTGTTGTCAAAGGTCAGCTCAAACAATACGAGCAGAACAGCGACATTTCGTACCTATTGGATCTCACAATGCCTGCGCTGTTGGAGCGCGTGCGCAACTTGCCCGATCACAGCATCATAATTTTTACTGCTATTGGACGTGACGCAGCAGGAACCCGCTTCGCGAGCAGTGGTGAGGCAAGTCCAAAGATCACGACTGCCGCTAACGCGCCGCTGTTCAGTCTTTTTGACATCTACCTGAACCACGGTGAGGTAGGTGGCTATCTTTCCAGCGTCGCCGACCAAGGGACCGTCGCGGGAGAGATGACTCTCGAACTTCTGAATGGCAAGAAACCGCCGAATATTCCAAGACAGAAGTCAGTGATCGCCTACATGTTCGATTGGGGAGCTCTCAAGCATTGGGGAATAAAGGAGAGTGCCTTGCCGGCGGGCAGTATCGTGCTGAATCGGCCGCCCAGCTTTTGGCATGCGTACAAGAAATACATATTCATCGCCCTACTGGTGTTACTGGCTCAGTCACTGGCAATGTGCGTGATTGTCATGCGGCGGTTGAAGAGGGGGCGCGCCGAATCGGAACTTGCTGAGAGCGAGAAGCAATTTCGTTTGCTCACAAATACAGCTCCTGTCCTGATCTGGATGTCCGGCCCAGACAAGCTCTTCACATACTTCAACCAACGATGGCTCGACTTCACGGGGCGCCCTGTGGAAGTAGAGCTTGGCGACGGCTGGACTGAAGGTGTTCACCCGGATGATCTCGACAAGTGTATGCAGAGCTATGTGACCGCTTTTGATCGGCGCGAGCCCTTCACCCTGGAATATCGGCTGCGCCGAAAAGAGGGGGATTACCGTTGGGTCATGGATACCGGCGTGCCGCGAATCAATGCCGATGGCTCATTCGCCGGCTACATCGGTTCAGTGGTAGATGTAACCGAGCACAAGCTCGCGGAAAAAACTCTTGCAGAAGTTGGAGGAAAACTCATCGCCGCGCAAGAACGGGAGAGGACTCGGATTGCTTGGGAGCTTCATGAGGATATCAACCAGCAGCTTGCGCTGGTATCCGTCACGCTGGATCAGTTCAGACAGAATCCGCCTCGGTCGACTTCAGAAACTAGCGGCCGAGTGGCAGGTTTTCTGAAGCAAATAGCGGATGTCTCCGAGAGCATCACAGCGTTATCGCATCGACTGCACTCCTCCAATCTTGAATATCTGGGCGTCGTAGTCGCCATGCAAAGTTTTTGCCGCGAGTTCTCCGCACAACATCATGTGGAAGTGCGTTTTTCGCACGAAGCGGTTCCGGACAATCTGCCGCGCGAGATCTCGCTGTGCTTATTTCGCGTGATGCAGACGGCGCTGGTGAGCGCTTTGGAACACAGCGGCGTGAAGTCGTTTGACGTCGCGCTCCACGCGAGCAACGAGCGGGTGTACTTGTCCGTCCACGATGCCGGTGTCGGATTTGATACTGAAGAGCTGAAGGGCGATGGAATTGGGTTGATCAGCATTCGTGAGCGAACACGATTGGTGAACGGAAAAGTCGGCATTCACTCCAGACCGAACGCTGGGACCACCATTGAAGTGGAGGTCCCGCTTACTTTGGAACTCGCCCAATCCACGACCCAATAG
- a CDS encoding peptide-N4-asparagine amidase: protein MSLSSFLAIRPPLAFLTIACLSVCSAAQTRTAPSTPQIGSANTVTADPPIARPGTQPCTVQLFSNLMFADFTPKTFPYTPPAQCPGPWAKVVFQADYSVTAGRQFDRTANVWIGGTNVYFGTTPEPSRTVARSWHVESDVTDYSALFTVPQPGRADLGNIVNSTFTGVLFGSASLQFYPLAQSQQPPRSADVVLPMTGGPDGGSVFLFSPADQNVRTFALPTNIERAYLDIIAQSQIGDEFWYFCVPNDVAGELESCGSTAFREVEVAIDGQPAGVAPIYPWIYTGGIDPFLWRPVPGIETLNFSPYRVDLTPFAGPLSDGKLHQIAFSVFNNGNFFATSGTLLLYLDAASTQVTGEVTTNTIGTANPSVVENLSTAADGTVTGTVSVSSSRAFELAGFVKTAHVEIRTEINQNIDFSSVQTFRVNATTPTGTPDVQNANQKTTISSLTSRRGEGHEENTFLHAEYPLALNFSFTQNPDGTFTQATSIDERLTRGELHSIGNHPISFTFLQRTNMPSDTLLFNSSFGVTGNQNQSSTEKYFYSDSTGACFSRTVTAAAGVLTSVSDGVGCSH, encoded by the coding sequence ATGAGTCTATCCTCATTCTTGGCAATCAGACCTCCGCTCGCCTTCCTGACGATCGCGTGTTTGTCCGTCTGCAGCGCAGCACAAACGCGAACGGCGCCCAGTACTCCGCAGATCGGATCGGCAAACACTGTCACAGCCGATCCACCGATCGCGCGACCGGGCACGCAACCTTGCACAGTTCAGCTGTTTTCCAATCTGATGTTTGCCGATTTCACTCCTAAGACATTCCCATATACTCCTCCCGCGCAATGCCCGGGTCCTTGGGCAAAAGTTGTCTTTCAGGCGGACTATAGCGTTACAGCGGGCCGTCAGTTTGACCGCACGGCCAACGTCTGGATCGGCGGGACAAACGTCTACTTCGGCACCACGCCTGAGCCGTCGCGGACCGTGGCCCGCTCCTGGCATGTCGAGAGCGATGTCACCGACTACAGCGCGCTCTTCACTGTGCCCCAACCTGGCAGAGCAGATCTCGGCAACATCGTGAACAGCACTTTCACCGGCGTGCTGTTTGGAAGCGCGAGCCTGCAGTTTTATCCTTTGGCGCAATCTCAACAACCCCCACGCAGCGCAGATGTCGTGCTGCCCATGACGGGCGGACCTGACGGCGGCAGCGTATTTCTCTTTTCCCCCGCCGATCAGAACGTGCGCACCTTCGCTCTTCCCACGAATATCGAGCGTGCCTACCTCGATATCATTGCGCAAAGCCAAATCGGCGACGAATTCTGGTATTTCTGCGTGCCCAATGATGTCGCAGGTGAACTGGAGTCGTGCGGCTCAACCGCCTTCCGCGAGGTAGAGGTCGCCATCGACGGACAGCCGGCGGGCGTGGCTCCCATATATCCCTGGATCTACACGGGCGGCATCGATCCTTTTCTCTGGCGCCCCGTTCCCGGAATTGAAACCTTGAACTTCTCTCCATACCGTGTCGATCTCACGCCATTTGCCGGTCCGCTCAGCGATGGCAAGCTGCATCAAATCGCGTTCAGTGTGTTCAATAATGGAAATTTCTTTGCGACTTCCGGGACGCTGCTGCTCTATCTCGATGCGGCGTCGACTCAGGTAACCGGAGAGGTGACCACAAATACGATTGGCACAGCGAATCCAAGTGTGGTCGAGAACCTTTCTACGGCAGCCGATGGCACGGTTACAGGTACGGTGAGCGTGAGTTCCTCAAGAGCATTCGAACTTGCAGGCTTCGTCAAGACCGCTCACGTCGAGATACGAACTGAAATCAATCAGAACATCGACTTCTCCAGCGTACAGACGTTCCGTGTAAACGCGACCACTCCAACCGGCACGCCCGACGTGCAGAATGCCAACCAGAAGACAACGATCTCTTCGCTGACCAGCCGCAGGGGAGAAGGACATGAGGAGAATACTTTCCTGCATGCGGAATATCCGTTAGCGCTGAATTTCTCGTTTACCCAGAATCCTGATGGCACCTTCACGCAGGCGACGAGTATCGATGAAAGACTCACACGAGGAGAATTGCACAGCATCGGCAATCACCCCATCAGCTTTACCTTCCTGCAGCGGACCAATATGCCAAGCGACACCCTGCTCTTTAATTCTTCGTTTGGCGTGACAGGGAACCAAAACCAGAGCAGCACAGAAAAGTACTTCTACAGCGACTCCACCGGCGCCTGCTTCAGCCGTACTGTCACCGCAGCCGCCGGAGTTCTGACTTCGGTCAGCGATGGAGTTGGTTGCAGCCACTAG